A single genomic interval of Vicugna pacos chromosome 34, VicPac4, whole genome shotgun sequence harbors:
- the KCNA1 gene encoding potassium voltage-gated channel subfamily A member 1 encodes MTVMPGDNVDEASAAPGHPQDGSYPRPAEHDDHECCERVVINISGLRFETQLKTLAQFPNTLLGNPKKRMRYFDPLRNEYFFDRNRPSFDAILYYYQSGGRLRRPVNVPLDMFSEEIKFYELGEEAMEKFREDEGFIKEEERPLPEKEYQRQVWLLFEYPESSGPARVIAIVSVMVILISIVIFCLETLPELKDDKDFMGTVHRIDNTTLVYNANIFTDPFFIVETLCIIWFSFELLVRFFACPSKTDFFKNIMNFIDIVAIIPYFITLGTEIAQQEGNQKGEQATSLAILRVIRLVRVFRIFKLSRHSKGLQILGQTLKASMRELGLLIFFLFIGVILFSSAVYFAEAEEAESHFSSIPDAFWWAVVSMTTVGYGDMYPVTIGGKIVGSLCAIAGVLTIALPVPVIVSNFNYFYHRETEGEEQAQLLHVSAPNLASDSDLSRRSSSTISKSEYMEIEEDMNNSIAHFRQASIRTGNCTLANQNCVNKSKLLTDV; translated from the coding sequence ATGACGGTGATGCCGGGAGACAACGTGGACGAGGCTTCGGCCGCCCCGGGCCACCCCCAGGACGGCAGCTACCCGCGGCCGGCCGAGCACGACGACCACGAGTGCTGCGAACGCGTGGTCATCAACATCTCGGGGCTGCGCTTCGAGACGCAGCTCAAGACGCTGGCGCAGTTCCCCAACACCCTGCTGGGCAACCCTAAGAAACGCATGCGCTACTTCGACCCGCTGAGGAACGAGTACTTCTTCGACCGCAACCGGCCCAGCTTCGACGCCATCCTCTACTACTACCAGTCGGGGGGCCGGCTGCGGAGGCCGGTCAACGTGCCGCTGGACATGTTCTCCGAGGAGATCAAGTTCTACGAGCTGGGCGAGGAGGCCATGGAGAAGTTCCGCGAGGACGAGGGCTTCATCAAGGAGGAGGAGCGCCCCCTGCCCGAGAAGGAATACCAGCGCCAGGTGTGGCTGCTCTTCGAGTACCCCGAGAGCTCGGGGCCGGCCCGGGTCATCGCCATCGTCTCCGTCATGGTCATCCTCATCTCCATCGTCATCTTCTGCCTGGAGACGCTGCCCGAGCTGAAGGACGACAAGGACTTCATGGGCACCGTCCACCGCATCGACAACACCACGCTTGTCTACAATGCCAACATCTTCACGGACCCCTTCTTCATCGTGGAGACCCTCTGCATCATCTGGTTCTCCTTCGAGCTGCTGGTGCGCTTCTTCGCCTGCCCCAGCAAGACAGACTTCTTCAAGAACATCATGAACTTCATCGACATCGTGGCCATCATCCCCTATTTCATCACCCTGGGCACTGAGATAGCCCAGCAGGAGGGCAACCAGAAGGGCGAGCAGGCCACCTCGCTGGCCATCCTCAGGGTTATCCGGCTGGTAAGGGTTTTTAGAATCTTCAAACTCTCCCGCCACTCAAAGGGCCTCCAGATCCTGGGTCAGACCCTCAAAGCTAGCATGAGGGAGCTAGGGCTGCTTATCTTTTTCCTCTTCATCGGGGTCATACTGTTCTCTAGTGCAGTTTACTTTGCCGAGGCGGAAGAAGCTGAGTCGCACTTTTCCAGTATCCCCGACGCTTTCTGGTGGGCGGTGGTGTCCATGACCACCGTGGGATACGGTGACATGTACCCTGTGACAATTGGAGGCAAGATCGTGGGCTCCTTGTGTGCCATCGCTGGTGTGCTGACAATTGCCCTGCCCGTACCTGTCATTGTGTCCAATTTCAACTATTTCTACCACCGGGAGACCGAGGGGGAAGAGCAAGCTCAGCTGCTCCACGTCAGTGCGCCTAATTTAGCCTCTGACAGTGACCTCAGTCGGCGCAGCTCCTCCACTATCAGCAAGTCTGAGTACATGGAGATTGAAGAGGACATGAACAATAGCATAGCCCATTTTAGACAGGCCAGCATCCGAACTGGCAACTGCACCCTAGCTAACCAAAACTGCGTTAATAAGAGCAAGCTACTGACTGATGTTTAA